In one Chitinophaga sancti genomic region, the following are encoded:
- a CDS encoding DedA family protein produces MDQFIELFKHLINPEWIINHGGLYLLLIIIFAETGLFVGFFLPGDSLLFVAGIYGGLLSNAFYDVPFFLIMFMIAVAGVLGNFVGFWFGRKSGPLLFSRKDTLLFKKKHLYQAKEFYDKHGGGAIFLARFLPIIRTFAPIVAGIVGMDKKKFMFFNIISSFTWVFSMMLAGHYLDKAFPSLKEHLELIVIILILITTLPVIIKLFFSKPKHASPPHVD; encoded by the coding sequence ATGGACCAGTTTATAGAACTATTTAAGCACCTTATTAACCCGGAATGGATTATTAACCATGGGGGATTGTATTTGTTATTGATTATAATTTTCGCGGAAACAGGTTTATTTGTAGGCTTCTTCCTGCCGGGTGATTCCCTGTTATTCGTAGCAGGTATTTATGGTGGTTTGTTGAGTAATGCTTTTTACGATGTTCCATTCTTTTTAATAATGTTTATGATTGCCGTTGCCGGGGTGCTGGGCAATTTTGTAGGTTTTTGGTTCGGACGTAAGTCAGGACCTTTATTATTTAGCAGAAAAGACACTTTGCTTTTTAAGAAAAAACACCTGTACCAGGCAAAGGAATTTTATGACAAACATGGTGGTGGTGCCATTTTCCTGGCCAGGTTCCTGCCTATCATCCGCACATTTGCCCCTATCGTGGCAGGTATTGTAGGAATGGACAAGAAGAAATTTATGTTTTTCAACATTATCAGTTCCTTTACATGGGTATTTTCAATGATGCTGGCCGGCCATTATCTTGACAAGGCTTTCCCTTCACTGAAAGAACACCTGGAACTGATTGTGATTATATTGATCCTTATTACGACCTTACCAGTGATCATCAAACTGTTTTTTAGTAAACCAAAGCATGCTTCGCCGCCGCATGTTGACTAA
- a CDS encoding MFS transporter, whose translation MKPDSKSSTIFNVAVLVASLGYFVDIYDLLLFTIVRVPSLKSLGISQDEIDKGIGVWLMNIQMIGLLLGGIMWGILADKKGRLRVLFGSILLYSVANIANGFVQTTAAYSFWRFIAGVGLAGELGAGITLVAEILPKEKRGYGTMIVATVGVSGAIAANLIAKLVPDWRYCYFIGGGLGLVLLLLRISVMESGMFHAVATDNAVKRGNIIALLNNRERFIKYLKCIMLGTPTWFVVGILVAFSNKFAIEMGVKDPIAPGDAIAFCYAGLVLGDFVTGWISQLWKSRRKVMILFLLLTTTCTAVYLHQSGTDKVFFFTVCFLLGFSVGFWAIFVTIAAESFGTNLRATVAITVPNFARGMLVLITMLFGWLQHSFSYLTSAGIVGVVTIGVGLLASYLVPETFGKDLNYMETI comes from the coding sequence ATGAAACCAGACTCGAAAAGTTCCACAATTTTCAATGTTGCCGTATTGGTGGCATCATTGGGTTATTTCGTAGATATCTACGACTTATTACTATTTACCATAGTACGGGTGCCCAGCCTGAAATCTCTGGGTATATCACAGGACGAGATAGACAAGGGGATCGGTGTCTGGCTGATGAATATCCAGATGATAGGACTGCTCCTGGGCGGGATCATGTGGGGAATTCTTGCTGATAAGAAAGGACGACTCCGGGTATTGTTCGGTTCCATTCTTTTGTATTCTGTGGCTAACATTGCCAATGGTTTTGTGCAGACGACTGCCGCTTATTCCTTCTGGCGTTTTATAGCCGGTGTAGGTTTGGCTGGAGAACTGGGAGCTGGTATTACCCTGGTGGCGGAAATTCTGCCAAAAGAAAAGAGAGGATATGGAACCATGATCGTGGCAACAGTAGGGGTATCCGGCGCCATTGCGGCGAACCTGATTGCGAAGCTGGTACCTGACTGGCGTTATTGTTATTTCATTGGTGGAGGATTGGGTTTGGTATTGCTATTACTGAGGATCAGTGTGATGGAATCCGGTATGTTTCATGCTGTCGCTACAGACAATGCGGTAAAAAGGGGCAACATTATTGCACTACTCAATAACCGGGAACGGTTTATTAAATACCTGAAATGTATTATGCTCGGTACACCTACCTGGTTTGTGGTGGGGATACTGGTGGCATTTTCAAATAAGTTTGCCATAGAAATGGGGGTAAAAGACCCGATAGCTCCTGGTGATGCGATTGCTTTTTGCTATGCAGGGCTGGTATTGGGTGACTTTGTCACAGGCTGGATAAGCCAATTGTGGAAAAGCCGGCGAAAGGTGATGATCTTATTCCTCTTGCTCACGACCACCTGTACGGCAGTATACCTGCATCAATCGGGCACCGATAAGGTCTTTTTCTTCACGGTATGCTTCCTTTTAGGCTTCAGTGTTGGGTTCTGGGCGATATTTGTAACGATTGCAGCGGAGAGTTTTGGCACAAATCTGCGGGCTACGGTTGCGATAACGGTACCTAATTTTGCGAGAGGTATGCTGGTCTTGATCACGATGTTATTTGGCTGGTTGCAGCATTCATTCAGTTATCTGACCAGTGCGGGTATAGTAGGAGTGGTGACGATTGGGGTAGGTTTACTGGCATCTTACCTGGTGCCGGAGACTTTTGGGAAGGATCTGAATTATATGGAGACGATTTAG
- a CDS encoding MarR family winged helix-turn-helix transcriptional regulator translates to MSNIEKLISQKSWTSEYNKGLIGLIFVGNWLVSRHQHFFKKFDITMQQYNILRILRGQHPKAANINTLKERMLDKMSDVSRLVERLRKAGMVERKASEIDRRAVDVMITPKGLALLEEVDADLPALEDSLNLSLTEDEAKQLNALLDKILMRY, encoded by the coding sequence ATGTCAAATATAGAAAAACTGATCTCGCAAAAAAGTTGGACCAGCGAGTATAACAAAGGGTTAATAGGTCTCATTTTCGTAGGAAACTGGCTGGTTTCCCGTCACCAGCATTTCTTTAAAAAGTTTGACATCACTATGCAGCAGTATAATATCCTTCGCATCCTGCGGGGACAACATCCTAAAGCAGCTAATATCAACACTTTGAAAGAAAGGATGCTAGACAAAATGAGCGATGTTTCCCGCCTCGTGGAACGCCTCAGAAAAGCTGGTATGGTAGAAAGAAAAGCCAGTGAAATTGACCGTCGTGCAGTAGATGTCATGATCACACCCAAAGGCCTCGCTCTCCTAGAAGAAGTCGATGCCGACCTTCCCGCACTGGAAGATTCTCTAAACCTGTCGCTCACCGAAGATGAAGCGAAACAACTGAACGCACTGTTGGATAAGATCCTGATGAGGTATTAA
- the mdh gene encoding malate dehydrogenase, with protein sequence MKVTVVGAGNVGATCANVLAHRDFLQEVVLLDIKEGTAEGKALDSWQQAPIDYYSTRVTGVTNDYEKTAGSDVVVITSGLPRKPGMSRDDLINTNANIVKSVTENISQYSPDAIIIVVSNPLDVMTYCAYLTAGKDSSKVFGMAGILDTARYRAFLAEEIGCSPKDIQAILMGGHGDTMVPLPRYTTVSGIPVTELVAPEKLEAIIQRTKVGGGEIVNLLGTSAWYAPGAAAAQMVEAVLKDEKRIYPCCAWLSGQYGLKDIYLGVPVILGKNGIEKIIELHLNQNETELLNSSAEHVKEVMDVLDNMKVVA encoded by the coding sequence ATGAAAGTTACTGTTGTAGGAGCTGGCAATGTAGGCGCAACCTGCGCTAATGTGCTGGCCCACAGAGATTTTTTACAGGAAGTCGTGTTATTAGACATTAAGGAGGGAACGGCTGAAGGGAAAGCGCTCGATTCATGGCAACAGGCGCCTATCGACTATTACAGCACCAGAGTAACAGGGGTGACGAATGACTATGAGAAGACAGCTGGCAGTGATGTAGTGGTGATTACGTCGGGACTCCCCCGAAAACCTGGTATGAGCCGCGACGACCTGATCAACACCAATGCCAATATCGTAAAGTCTGTAACAGAGAATATCTCCCAATATTCCCCTGATGCAATCATCATCGTAGTCAGCAATCCACTCGATGTAATGACGTATTGCGCTTACCTCACTGCTGGTAAAGATAGCAGCAAAGTATTCGGTATGGCCGGTATCCTCGATACAGCCCGCTACCGCGCCTTCCTTGCCGAAGAAATTGGCTGCTCTCCCAAAGACATCCAGGCCATCCTCATGGGCGGACATGGCGATACCATGGTTCCCCTGCCCAGGTACACTACTGTATCAGGTATTCCTGTCACTGAACTCGTAGCCCCCGAAAAACTCGAAGCCATCATCCAGCGCACCAAAGTAGGTGGCGGCGAAATCGTAAACCTCCTGGGCACCTCCGCATGGTACGCACCCGGCGCCGCTGCCGCCCAGATGGTAGAAGCTGTCCTTAAAGATGAAAAACGCATCTACCCCTGCTGCGCATGGCTCTCCGGACAATATGGCCTAAAAGACATCTACCTCGGTGTACCCGTGATACTGGGTAAAAATGGTATCGAAAAAATCATAGAGCTACACTTAAACCAAAACGAAACTGAACTGCTCAATTCTTCCGCCGAACACGTAAAAGAAGTAATGGACGTACTTGACAATATGAAAGTTGTAGCCTGA